Proteins found in one Pelmatolapia mariae isolate MD_Pm_ZW linkage group LG7, Pm_UMD_F_2, whole genome shotgun sequence genomic segment:
- the LOC134631817 gene encoding mucin-2: protein MTVMQAICQIACPSPKKYFNCSIADVGDVGLQCGRTCLNLDNECDATECKSGCLCPRGLVDDGKGSCVKQNECPCQHGEKLYSSGDKIDVKCNTCTCRSGKWECTSNKCPGTCIITGSRHYITFDQKAYEFQGLCPYVAVMNNCDNKTAEENFRIILENVMCESSNTICSRKIKIQLGRKEITLSKDKYEEDESFQNDNEIWYTKRKFGFYLFIEFNIGLTFVWDHKTNLHIHLEPQHSGKVCGQCGDFDGNAQNDFTTQGQLIVNNPLEFANSWKASSNCPDVKTNLDTCTSTSRLTWARRKCNIIKEPGFKECHNKIDPHQYYENCVRETCGCDTGGDCECFCTAVKNYAQACAEAGACVAWRTPEICPVFCDYYNKPGECTWHYEYCPHHTFCRTCKYTERNCTKFISSLEGCYPKCPEDKPIFDEDTNMCVPDCIPSSTTTQSTNTTVTTTPITTTTQSTTTTETPTTITTISTTTPTQSTPTTIVTSTTTPTPSTTTALTTTPITTTTTQSTTTTEIPTTASTISTTTPTQSTTTTVTTTPTTTTTTQSTTTTETPTTISTISTTIPTQSTTTTETTTTTHLCTSVIIKNSQEYCSWTKWYNVDNPYKELSKSDIETYDKIRRQDEEFCEDIRDIECRSAEEPDMSLKEYLNTLRVKQVVKCDLKVGLICKKEDQPINPGKCYDYMIRVYCCKKNTEHIVSECNTPTTETTTTTTTTTQSTTTTVTTTPITTTTQSTTTTVTTTPTTTTTQSTTTTETPTTTTTISTTTPTQSTPTTETTATTTTTTQSTTTTLTTTPTTTTTTQSTTTTETATTASTISTTTPTQSTTTTVTTTPTTTTTTQSTITTETSTTASTTSTTTPTQSTPTTETTTTTTTTTQYITTTVTATPTTTTTTQSTTTTETSTTASTTVTTTPTQSTTTTVTTTPTTTTTTQSTTTTETATTASTISTTTPTQSTTTTSTTTTIVTSTTTPTPSTTTTVSTTPTTTTTTQSTTTTETSTTASTISATTTTQSTTTTLTTTPTTTTTISITIPTQSTTATVTTTPTTTTQSTTMAETPTTESTVSPTTPTQSTTTPETPTTKSTTTPTSTTTTKTPTTATTISTTPTQSTTTTTITSTTTPTPSTTTTATPTTTITSTTTSSTTETPTTTNMISTSTPTQSTTTTVTTTPTTTTIQSTTTTETPITTTTISTTTPTQSTTTTETTATTTTTTQSATTTETATTASTISTTTPTQSTTTTVTTTPTTTTTTQSTTTTETSTTASTTVTTTPTQSTTTTVTTTPTTTTTTQSTTTTETSTTASTTETTTPTTTTTQSITTTVTTTPTTPTQSTTTTETSTTASTISATTTTQSTTATVTTTPTTTTTTQSTTMTETPITESTVSPTTTQSTSTPETPTTKSTTTPTSTTTTETPTTSTTISTTPTQSTTTTTITSTSTPTPSTTTTYDIYNNTNSVYNYNCNKNPNNYNNNSIYNYN, encoded by the exons ATGACTGTAATGCAAGCAATATGTCAGATTG CATGCCCTTCTCCAAAAAAATACTTCAACTGCTCCATTGCAGACGTAGGAGATGTTGGACTGCAGTGTGGGCGAACTTGTTTAAATCTTGACAATGAATGT GATGCCACTGAGTGTAAATCTGGCTGTCTCTGTCCCAGAGGCCTCGTCGATGATGGTAAAGGTTCctgtgtaaaacaaaatgaatgtcCATGTCAGCATGGCGAGAAACTTTATTCCAGTGGAGACAAAATTGATGTGAAATGCAACACCTG TACCTGCAGAAGTGGCAAATGGGAGTGCACAAGCAATAAATGTCCAGGAACATGCATTATTACTGGAAGTAGACACTACATTACATTTGATCAGAAAGCATATGAGTTTCAAGGACTGTGTCCCTATGTTGCTGTCATG AATAACTGCGAcaataaaacagctgaagaGAACTTTAGAATTATCTTAGAAAATGTGATGTGTGAATCTTCAAACACCATATGTTCCCGAAAGATCAAGATCCAGCTGGGG AGAAAAGAAATCACACTATCAAAGGATAAATatgaagaggatgaaagttTTCAAAATGATAATGAGATCTGGTACACCAAAAGAAAGTTTGGTTTCTATCTGTTCATTGAATTTAACATTGGTCTGACATTTGTATGGGACCACAAAACAAATCTTCACATCCACCTGGAACCACAGCACAGT GGGAAGGTGTGTGGCCAATGTGGAGATTTTGATGGTAATGCACAGAATGACTTCACCACCCAGGGTCAGCTGATAGTGAACAATCCTCTAGAATTTGCAAACAGCTGGAAAGCATCCAGCAATTGCCCAGATGTGAAAACTAATCTTGACACTTGTACATCAACATCCAGACTAACCTGGGCAAGAAGAAAGTGTAATATTATAAAAGAGCCAGGATTCAAAGAGTGCCATAATAAG ATAGATCCTCATCAATATTATGAAAACTGTGTCAGAGAGACATGTGGCTGCGACACTGGCGGAGACTGTGAGTGTTTCTGCACAGCGGTTAAAAATTATGCTCAGGCGTGTGCTGAGGCGGGTGCTTGTGTTGCATGGAGAACTCCAGAGATCTGTC ctgTGTTTTGTGATTACTACAATAAACCAGGTGAATGTACATGGCACTATGAATATTGCCCCCACCACACATTTTGCAGGACCTGTAAATATACAGAAAGAAATTGTACCAAATTCATATCCTCGCTAGAAG GTTGTTACCCTAAATGCCCAGAAGACAAGCCCATATTTGATGAGGATACAAACATGTGTGTGCCTGATTGTATACCAAGTTCAACAACAACTCAATCTACTAATACAACTGTAACAACAACCCCAATAACTACAACAACTCAATCTACAACTACCACTGAAACACCTACTACTATAACTACAATATCTACAACAACACCAACTCAGTCTACACCTACAACAATTGTAACATCTACAACAACACCAACTCCATCTACAACTACAGCTTTAACAACAACCCCAATAACTACAACGACAACTCaatctacaactacaactgaaatACCAACTACTGCAAGTACAATATCTACAACTACACCAACTCagtctacaactacaactgtaacaacaaccccaacaactacaacaacaactcaatctacaactacaactgaaacaCCAACTACTATAAGTACGATATCTACAACAATACCAACTCaatctacaactacaactgaaacaacaacaacaactcattTATGCACTTCGGTTATAATCAAGAATAGTCAAGAATACTGTAGTTGGACAAAGTGGTATAATGTGGATAACCCTTACAAGGAACTCAGTAAAAGTGACATTGAAACATATGACAAAATAAGAAGACAGGATGAAGAATTTTGTGAAGATATCAGAGATATTGAGTGCAGGTCAGCTGAAGAACCTGACATGAGCTTAAAAGAGTATCTAAACACACTCAGAGTGAAACAAGTTGTTAAGTGTGATCTTAAGGTTGGTTTAATATGTAAAAAAGAGGATCAGCCTATCAATCCAGGTAAATGCTATGACTACATGATCAGGGTATattgttgtaaaaaaaatactgaacatATTGTCTCAGAATGTAATACACCTACAACTGAAACAACAACCACGACAACTACAACAACTCagtctacaactacaactgtaaCAACAACCCCAATAACTACAACAACTCagtctacaactacaactgtaacaacaaccccaacaaccacaacaactcaGTCTACAACTACCACTGAAACACCTACTACTACAACTACAATATCTACAACAACACCAACTCAGTCTACACCTACAACTGAAACAACAGCCACGACAACTACAACAACTCAATCTACAACTACAACTTTAACAACAaccccaacaactacaacaacaactcaatctacaactacaactgaaacaGCAACTACTGCAAGTACAATATCTACAACAACACCAACTCagtctacaactacaactgtaacaacaaccccaacaactacaacaacaactcaATCTACAATTACAACTGAAACATCAACTACTGCAAGTACGACATCTACAACAACACCAACTCAGTCTACACCTACAACTGAAACAACAACCACGACAACTACAACAACTCAATATATAACTACAACTGTAACAGCAaccccaacaactacaacaacaactcaatctacaactacaactgaaacaTCAACTACTGCAAGTACAACTGTAACAACAACCCCAACTCagtctacaactacaactgtaacaacaaccccaacaactacaactacaactcaatctacaactacaactgaaacaGCAACTACTGCAAGTACAATATCTACAACAACACCAACTCagtctacaactacaact TCTACAACTACAACAATTGTAACATCTACAACAACACCAACTCcatctacaactacaactgtaTCAACAaccccaacaactacaacaacaactcaatctacaactacaactgaaacaTCAACTACTGCAAGTACAATatctgcaacaacaacaactcagtctacaactacaactttaacaacaaccccaacaactacaactacaataTCTATAACAATACCAACTCAGTCTACGACTGCAACTGTTACAacaaccccaacaacaacaacccaatCTACAACTATGGCTGAAACACCAACTACTGAAAGCACTGTATCTCCAACAACACCAACTCAATCTACAACTACACCTGAAACACCAACTACAAAATCTACAACAACACCAACTTCAACCACTACAACTAAAACACCAACTACTGCAACAACAATATCTACAACACCAACTCAGTCTACAACTACAACAACCATAACATCTACAACTACACCAACTCcatctacaactacaactgcaaCACCAACTACAACGATAACATCTACAACAACTTCATCTACAACTGAAACACCAACTACTACAAACATGATATCTACATCAACACCAACTCagtctacaactacaactgtaacaacaaccccaacaactacaacaattCAGTCTACAACTACCACTGAAACACCTATTACTACAACTACAATATCTACAACAACACCAACTCagtctacaactacaactgaaacaACAGCCACGACAACTACAACAACTCAATCTGCAACTACAACTGAAACAGCAACTACTGCAAGTACAATATCTACAACAACACCAACTCagtctacaactacaactgtaacaacaaccccaacaactacaacaacaactcaatctacaactacaactgaaacaTCAACTACTGCAAGTACAACTGTAACAACAACCCCAACTCagtctacaactacaactgtaacaacaaccccaacaactacaacaacaactcaatctacaactacaactgaaacaTCAACTACTGCAAGTACAACTGAAACAACAaccccaacaactacaacaactcAATCTATAACCACAACTGTAACAACAACCCCAACAACACCAACTCaatctacaactacaactgagaCATCAACTACTGCAAGTACAATatctgcaacaacaacaactcagtCTACAACTGCAACTGTAACAACAaccccaacaactacaacaacaactcaATCTACAACTATGACTGAAACACCAATTACTGAAAGCACTGTATCTCCAACAACAACTCAATCTACATCTACACCTGAAACACCAACTACAAAATCTACAACAACACCAACTTCAACCACTACAACTGAAACACCAACTACTTCAACAACAATATCTACAACACCAACTCAGTCTACAACTACAACAACCATAACATCTACATCAACACCAACTCcatctacaactacaact TACGATATCTACAACAACACCAACTCagtctacaactacaactgtaaCAAGAaccccaacaactacaacaacaactcaatctacaactacaactga
- the LOC134631815 gene encoding mucin-2, whose product MNGELENYRNTVEKTQHGEVYKSTCSTWGRKHFKTFDGDVYQFPGICEYSLVSDCNNSPKEFSVDIKRKENEGNSTISFVVVDIKNIYSFNLSKDLVTLNDQSVKMPYYQAGIQLEKNDFYIKLHTKVGITVMWYNNAVMVEIGDEYINRTCGLCGNFNGNSDYNDFNDEGQQISPIKFGKKWRTPRPNDNCEDPNEEADTSLETENVTEECEEFENICKDFFEDESWSSCTDQIDPEPYIQACMQDMCRCSNTNDSCVCSTYSEFSRQCSHAGGKPPNWRTPELCAKHCPPTMVYDEYGSPCIDTCRFPDTSLLCEDHNIDGCFCPPGTVFDDVSMRGCIPRSDCPCKHDKIYESNEVYQEEGKNCTCFAGKWSCESLQMHATCSVEQGSYITTFDGKDFTFHGDCFYTLAKVESKDYVSPNFTILVHLTQCSDHQYDTCLKTLKIQLNSDKNNAIIFTSEGRVKMKNGQEVTLPYDSGDISIFHASSFHIMLQTSFGLQIQIQHVPLMQVYVSLEQSYREKTRGLCGNYNMMLSDDMKTPQGMVEGKEATFSNSWKTDYTCKDGQGRLDDPCSLSMENEKYAKHWCALLRQSNSTFARCHSMVDPEIYYKRCIYASCNCEKSEDCLCAVFSSFARACASKRVLLPGWRKDVCNKYTKNCPASQTFSYIHQRCQLTCRSLSLKEQSCTSDFLPVDGCSCAEDHYLHDNSMCVPKAKCPCYHNEETIEPEKTISIRDDHW is encoded by the exons ATGAACGGAGAACTAGAAAACTATCGTAACACAGTGGAGAAGACACAGCATGGAGAGG TTTACAAGAGTACATGTAGCACATGGGGCAGGAAGCACTTCAAGACATTTGATGGTGATGTATACCAGTTTCCTGGTATTTGTGAATACTCGCTGGTCTCAGACTGCAACAATTCCCCAAAGGAGTTCTCAGTGGACATAAAAAGGAAAGAGAATGAAGGAAACTCTACAATAAGTTTTGTGGTCGTggacattaaaaatatttattcctTTAACCTAAGCAAGGATTTGGTCACTCTGAATGAccagag tgTCAAAATGCCATACTACCAGGCCGGAATACAACTGGAAAAAAATGACTTTTACATCAAGCTCCACACAAAAGTTGGCATCACTGTCATGTGGTACAACAATGCAGTCATG GTGGAAATTGGTGATGAATACATTAACCGCACTTGTGGACTTTGTGGAAATTTCAATGGCAATTCAGACTACAATGACTTCAATGATGAAG GTCAACAAATCAGCCCCATAAAGTTTGGCAAGAAATGGAGAACCCCTCGTCCAAATGATAACTGTGAGGACCCCAATGAAGAGGCAGATACATCACTGGAGACTGAGAATGTGACAGAGGAGTGCGAGGAGTTT GAAAACATCTGCAAAGACTTCTTTGAAGACGAATCCTGGAGCTCCTGCACCGATCAGATTGACCCTGAGCCTTACATACAAGCCTGTATGCAGGATATGTGCCGCTGTAGCAATACAAATGACTCCTGTGTCTGCAGCACATACTCTGAGTTCTCTCGACAGTGCTCCCATGCTGGGGGAAAACCTCCCAACTGGAGGACTCCTGAGTTGTGTG CTAAACACTGTCCGCCCACCATGGTATATGATGAGTATGGGTCTCCTTGCATCGATACCTGCAGATTCCCAGACACAAGTTTACTTTGTGAAGATCACAACATAGACGGCTGCTTCTGTCCTCCTG GAACTGTGTTTGATGATGTTTCCATGAGGGGGTGTATTCCTCGTTCTGACTGTCCGTGCAAACATGACAAAATCTATGAGTCCAATGAGGTTTACCAAGAGGAGGGAAAAAACTG TACATGCTTTGCAGGTAAATGGTCTTGTGAGAGTCTTCAAATGCATGCTACATGTTCAGTTGAACAGGGTTCATACATAACCACCTTTGATGGGAAAGACTTCACCTTCCATGGAGACTGTTTCTACACTCTGGCTAAAGTGGAAAGCAAG GATTACGTGAGTCCAAATTTTACCATTCTGGTCCATTTGACACAATGTTCAGATCACCAGTACGACACTTGTCTCAAGACCTTGAAAATTCAGCTGAACAGTGACAAAAACAAT gCCATAATTTTCACCTCTGAAGGCAGAGTGAAGATGAAGAATGGACAGGAGGTCACTTTGCCTTATGACTCAG GAGACATCAGTATATTCCATGCTTCATCCTTTCACATCATGCTCCAGACAAGTTTTGGTTTACAAATTCAGATCCAACATGTGCCTCTGATGCAAGTCTATGTCAGTCTggagcagagctacagagaaAAGACACGTG GTTTATGTGGGAATTACAACATGATGCTATCTGATGACATGAAGACTCCTCAGGGGATGGTGGAGGGAAAAGAAGCAACTTTTAGTAATTCTTGGAAAACTGACTATACATGCAAAGATGGACAAGGACGACTTGATGACCCTTGCTCTCTTAGCATGGAAAATG AAAAGTATGCCAAGCACTGGTGCGCCCTGCTACGACAGTCAAATAGTACCTTTGCACGGTGCCATTCCATGGTGGATCCTGAGATTTACTACAAG CGATGTATTTATGCTAGCTGTAACTGTGAGAAGAGCGAGGACTGCCTGTGTGCTGTCTTCTCCTCCTTTGCAAGAGCTTGTGCATCAAAGAGAGTGTTATTGCCAGGCTGGAGAAAGGATGTGTGCA acaaataCACCAAGAACTGCCCAGCATCTCAGACCTTCTCTTACATACATCAGAGATGCCAGCTGACTTGCAGATCACTGAGCTTAAAGGAGCAGAGCTGCACCTCTGACTTCTTGCCCGTGGACGGCTGTTCCTGTGCTGAGGATCACTACCTACATGACAACAGCATGTGTGTTCCCAAAGCAAAGTGTCCCTGTTACCACAATGAAGAAACCATTGAACCAGAGAAGACCATCAGCATCAGAGATGACCATTGGTGA